The stretch of DNA CGGCTCCGCTTCTTCCTGCGTCCGGTGGCGGTGACGGAGGCCGCGGGGCGCGTCGGCGGGGTGCAGTTCGAGCGGACGCTGCCGGACGGCCTCGGCGGGGTGACGGGTTCCAAGCAGTACGAGGACATCGCGGGGCAGCTGGTCCTGCGCTCGGTCGGCTACCGCGGGGTGCCCATCGAGGGGCTGCCGTTCGACCCCGGGCTCGGCACGGTGCCGCACGCGGCGGGGCGGGTGCTGCGCGAGGGTGCCCCCTCCCCCGGTGAGTACGTGGCCGGCTGGATCAAGCGGGGGCCGACGGGCGTCATCGGGACCAACCGCCCGTGCGCCAAGGAGACGGTGCTGTCCCTCCTGGAGGATGCCCCCGCCCTCGTACGGAAGGGAGTGCCCGAGGATCCGCTGCCGGCGCTGCGCGAGGCGGGGCTGCATCCCGTCGAGTGGCGGGGCTGGCAGGCGATCGAGCGGGCGGAGGCGGCGCTTGGCGCCGCGCTGGGCCGTGGCCCGGTGAAAATCGCCGACTGGCCCGGGCTCCTCGCGGCGGCACGCGCTGAGGCCGCGCCGGACACGTAGTGACTTGACTGCGGGGCGTGGGGGCTTGTCGCGCGGTTCCCCGCGCCCCTTAAGGGGCGCTCGTGCGCTCCGCCTGAGCCTTCGCCGCCGCGAGGACACTGTCGAGGAGCCCCGGGAACAGCGCGTCCAGGTCCTCGCGGCGCAAGCCGTTCAGCTTTGCCGTGCCGCGGTAGATCTGTTGGATCACGCCGCTCTCGCGCAGCACCCTGAAGTGGTGGGTGCTCGTGGACTTCGTGACGGGCAGGTCGATCTGTGAGCACGAGAGTCCGTCGAGGCCCGGCTCGCACCCGGCCAGTTGCCGCACGACCCGCAGGCGCATCGGGTCCGACAGCGCGTGCAGCACACCCTCGAGGCGGATCTCCGCAGGCGTCGGATGGTCGAGCGCACGGCTGCTGATCGGTGCGGCGGTCGTCATGACGGCTCCACTTCGTCGGGGCTCACGTCGGGCTTCACGTCGGGGCTTCACGTCTTCCCGAAGGCCTCCATAGTACGAGAGGCATCGTAGTTTGACATCTGCCGTACTACGAGGTTTATCGTACGAGCCGTACCGACGTCCGTGACGAATGGAGTCCGCCGTGAGCGCGCTGTTCGAGCCCTACACCCTGCGATCGCTGACCATCCCCAACCGTGTGTGGATGGCGCCGATGTGCCAGTACTCGGCCGAGGTGTTCGGGCCGAACGCGGGTGTGGCGAACGACTGGCACTTCGCCCACTACGCGGCGCGCGCCGCCGGCGGCACCGGCCTGATCCTCGTCGAGGCGACGGCCGTGAGCCCCGAGGGCCGCATCAGCCCCGCGGACCTCGGGATATGGAACGACACGCAGGTCGAGGCGCTCCGCCGCGTCACCGGCTTCCTGAAGACCCACGGCACCACCCCGGGGATCCAGCTCGCCCACGCGGGCCGCAAGGCGTCCACCGACCGCCCCTGGAAGGGCGGCGGGCCCGTCGGCCAGGAAGACCACGGCTGGCAGCCGCTCGCGCCCAGCGCGCTCCCCTTCGACGAGGGCCACCACCTGCCGCACGAACTCAGCACGGAGGAGATCCGCGACGTCGTCGGCCAGTTCGCGGCCGCGGCACGGCGCGCGCTTGACGCCGGCTTCCAGGTGGTCGAGATCCACGGCGCCCACGGCTACCTCATCGGCGAGTTCCTCTCGCCGTTCTCCAATCACCGCACGGACGAGTACGGCGGCTCCTTCGAGAACCGCTCCCGGCTCGCCCTCGAAGTCGTCGACGCCGTCCGCGCCGTATGGCCCGAGGAGCTGCCCCTCTTCTTCCGGATCTCCGCGACCGACTGGCTGACGGAGAACCCCGAGGACGAGCGCGAGGGCTGGACGGCCGACGACACCGTCCGCCTCGCGAAGGAACTGCACGCCCACGGCGTCGACCTCCTGGACGTCTCCACCGGAGGCAACGCCCCGAGGGCGCGCATCGAGGCGGGCCCCGGCTACCAGGTCCCGTTCGCGGCGCGGGTGAAGGCGGAGACGTCGCTCCCCGTGGCGGCCGTCGGCATGATCACCGACCCCGGGCAGGCCGAGAAGATCCTCGCCAACTCCGAGGCGGACGCCGTGCTCCTGGGCCGCGAACTCCTGCGCAACCCCTCGTGGGCGCGCCACGCCGCCAACGACCTCGGCGGCGAGGTCGCCACGCCCCAGCAGTACCACCGGATGGTCTGAGCCCCACGGCCCAGCCCACTTGCCGCGGCAGCCTTGGCCAAGGGTTGGGGACTGGGGTCATCCCTAGGTGACTCCCCGAAGCGCGGCCCCGACCGGGGTTCATACCGTGGCGCTGTCGCGATGTGTCACGGTTCGGGGCCTGTACCGGCCCTCGGGAGGACGTTGTGCGCTACGTCATCGAGGTGTTCCGCTCCCCCGGGGGCGTGCACGGCAATGTGGTGGATACGGGCTGCGAGGATGGGGACACGGGCCACTGCACGCCGTTTCACGGCTGGCTGGAACTGCTCGCGCTGCTCGAACCGCCCCCGGACGCCGCGTCCGCGGAAGCCGGAGAACACCCTTGCGCGGCAGGTGATGACTCCTGTGGCGCCTGATGCCGCCTCGCGTGAACCGGCTCCTCGGGAGTGGGGAAACCGCTTGTACCGAGAACAGTTCCGGCAGCATTGTGGACGTTCAGGGCCATGCGCCCGGCACGGGTCACCGTCACAGTCATGGCGCCCGTACCGGGTGCCGACATGTGGGGGCGGTGATGACGTCCGGCGACATACTGAACGGCCATGTCCACGCACCGGCGCCCCATGAGGCGTTCTCCGGTCGTACGCGCGAACTCGCGGCGCTCCAGGAGGAGTTCCGCCACGCGCGCGAGGGTGCGCCGCGGCTCGTCCTGATCGACGGGCCCGGCGGCATCGGCAAGTCCGCGCTGGTGCGCAGGTTCCTGGACACGGCGGGCGACGCCT from Streptomyces sp. BA2 encodes:
- a CDS encoding ArsR/SmtB family transcription factor — protein: MTTAAPISSRALDHPTPAEIRLEGVLHALSDPMRLRVVRQLAGCEPGLDGLSCSQIDLPVTKSTSTHHFRVLRESGVIQQIYRGTAKLNGLRREDLDALFPGLLDSVLAAAKAQAERTSAP
- a CDS encoding oxidoreductase yields the protein MSALFEPYTLRSLTIPNRVWMAPMCQYSAEVFGPNAGVANDWHFAHYAARAAGGTGLILVEATAVSPEGRISPADLGIWNDTQVEALRRVTGFLKTHGTTPGIQLAHAGRKASTDRPWKGGGPVGQEDHGWQPLAPSALPFDEGHHLPHELSTEEIRDVVGQFAAAARRALDAGFQVVEIHGAHGYLIGEFLSPFSNHRTDEYGGSFENRSRLALEVVDAVRAVWPEELPLFFRISATDWLTENPEDEREGWTADDTVRLAKELHAHGVDLLDVSTGGNAPRARIEAGPGYQVPFAARVKAETSLPVAAVGMITDPGQAEKILANSEADAVLLGRELLRNPSWARHAANDLGGEVATPQQYHRMV